GGTCGTAGGCGCGTAGCGCCGCGGGGAGCGCCTGCGTCACGACGTGTCCTGCGGCCGGAAGCCCCACCAGGATCGCGCTGATCACCTCGTCGCGGGAGGCGCCGAGCTCCCTGGCGTGCGCGACGTGGAACGGAACGCCGCTCTCCAGGCGAAGCGCGGCGAGCACGGCGAGGTAGGCGAGCGCCTGCGTCTTCGCGTCGAGCGCGCTCGCTTCGCTCAACCCCCGAACCGCACCCATCCAGGCCTGGGCGTGTCCCGGGCTTTCCTTCAGGAACACCTGGAACGCCTCGCTGACGAGTCCGGATTTGTCGGCCATGGATCACCTCTCCGTTCCGGATCGAGCCCATCGCACGAGCAAGCCGATTCTGACAGGCCGGAGCGCGCGATGCGAGCCGGACCGCCGTCCACCGGACTCGGATTGCAGGGGGAGCCGCTACCGCGGCTCACACTCGTACTCGACGACGACGCGGACCGATACGCGGATCGTCGAGGCGAGCTCATCGCTCACGATGAACCCGCGGCGGCGGTATCCATACGGCTCGGCCGAAACGGTGACCGTCTCCTCCAGGTCGTACGGCCGCGATTCGGAACCCGGCCGCCCGACCCGCAGTAAACGCACCGACCGCACGTCGAGATTGGCCTCCGCCGCAGCGATGGCCGCGAACTCACGAGCGTCGGCGATCGCCTGCTTGAGCAGGACGGCGTGCAACTGCTTCGTCCGGATCTCCGAGAGCCGTGCCTCGAATCCCGTCACCGTCAGGGCCGGGACCTTCGCCAAGGCCGACTGCACGAGCGCGACCATGCACGTCTCGGCCTGGCCCTCGGGGACCCCGTCGGCCTGGAGCCGGAACTTGAACTGCTGCTTGGTGGCGATCGTCCACTTCTTCTGCTGCATGAACGTCAGGTCGCGCTCGACGGAGAGCTTCACGCCCTCGAGGGGCGGCGCGATCGACTGCAGGTCGGCGGCGACGGCGCGAGCCTTCGCAGCCCCCTGCTCGAGGGTCTCGCTCGCGGTCTCGAACTCGAGGTCCACGGTCAGGGAGTCCGGGGCCACGTCGGCGACCGCGATTCCCGGCGCCACGATCCGTCCTGGCTCGGCCCAAGCCCCACTCCCGGACGCCACGGCAGCGACCAGCACGATCCTGCACCACAGCAGCCTTCTCATCGGGTTTCCCTCGCCGTTTGCTGCCCGATCCACAGCCGATTCCCGTCCGGATCCTCGATCCGGAATTCGGTCATGCCGTAGAAGGTGACTTCCAGGTCGGGAACCTCGACGCCGTTCGCCCGGACGAACCGGTGGTAAGCGGCGACGTCGTCGGGGTACAGGTAGATCACCGATTGCCGCGGTCCGTCCGGTCGCACGTTGATCGACTGGTCGATCATCAGACGGCAATCGTCGAGAGCGAGCATCGCCCAGCCCTGCCGATCGTCCCGCCGCTCGACGGTGAATCCCAGCTTCCGATAGAACTCGACGCTCGCCGGCAGGTGCCTCACCGGGAGCATCGGAGTGAGCCGCGTCATCGTCATGGGTTCCCCTTCCTCGCCTAGGTATCGGAACTATACGCCCGGCCACCATGAGACAATCCCGCAACGCTCGGAGGATCCATGAAGCGCGCCCCGACAGCGGTCGTGATGCTCGGCCTTGCGCTCGGCGGCCTCGATGCGGCGGCCGCTCCCGACTGCTCCGCTTGGACCCTCGACGGCTACGCGCTCGGCATGACGGGAGACGCGGTGCTCGCCGTCCGCTCCGTCACCCTGCACGTGAAGGGCCAGGCCCA
The Candidatus Polarisedimenticolaceae bacterium genome window above contains:
- a CDS encoding carboxymuconolactone decarboxylase family protein, with translation MADKSGLVSEAFQVFLKESPGHAQAWMGAVRGLSEASALDAKTQALAYLAVLAALRLESGVPFHVAHARELGASRDEVISAILVGLPAAGHVVTQALPAALRAYDQA
- a CDS encoding SIMPL domain-containing protein (The SIMPL domain is named for its presence in mouse protein SIMPL (signalling molecule that associates with mouse pelle-like kinase). Bacterial member BP26, from Brucella, was shown to assemble into a channel-like structure, while YggE from E. coli has been associated with resistance to oxidative stress.), with protein sequence MRRLLWCRIVLVAAVASGSGAWAEPGRIVAPGIAVADVAPDSLTVDLEFETASETLEQGAAKARAVAADLQSIAPPLEGVKLSVERDLTFMQQKKWTIATKQQFKFRLQADGVPEGQAETCMVALVQSALAKVPALTVTGFEARLSEIRTKQLHAVLLKQAIADAREFAAIAAAEANLDVRSVRLLRVGRPGSESRPYDLEETVTVSAEPYGYRRRGFIVSDELASTIRVSVRVVVEYECEPR
- a CDS encoding VOC family protein, with the translated sequence MTMTRLTPMLPVRHLPASVEFYRKLGFTVERRDDRQGWAMLALDDCRLMIDQSINVRPDGPRQSVIYLYPDDVAAYHRFVRANGVEVPDLEVTFYGMTEFRIEDPDGNRLWIGQQTARETR